One genomic window of Leptospira brenneri includes the following:
- the trmB gene encoding tRNA (guanine(46)-N(7))-methyltransferase TrmB, with protein MLVSQEIQEKLWKFTTKTSYQSDYLLQPKERGKKIDLKKSFPEEIQNFVLELGSGWGEVAIELAGRDRQTGYLLMEKKVNRIIHTEKQRKTLGLDNIRYMTVNFQWFFDELLEKEIFDKIIINFPDPWPKKKHRKNRLMQGEMLEQIYDLLKPGGQLLFATDYGPYARRTISLFRKFPKFIWDEKEYEFERPGFPVSFFETEKRNEGRRIYYLNRTKSK; from the coding sequence TTGTTAGTTAGCCAAGAAATCCAAGAAAAACTTTGGAAGTTTACTACCAAAACTTCTTATCAATCCGACTATCTCCTGCAACCTAAAGAGCGGGGAAAAAAAATCGACCTAAAAAAATCTTTCCCGGAAGAGATCCAAAACTTTGTTTTAGAACTTGGATCGGGATGGGGAGAAGTTGCCATCGAATTGGCAGGTCGCGACCGCCAAACAGGTTATTTGTTGATGGAAAAGAAGGTAAATCGAATCATCCATACCGAAAAACAACGAAAAACGCTAGGTTTGGATAATATCCGCTATATGACTGTCAACTTTCAGTGGTTCTTTGATGAATTGCTTGAGAAAGAAATTTTTGATAAAATCATCATCAACTTTCCCGATCCTTGGCCCAAAAAAAAACATCGTAAAAACAGACTCATGCAAGGTGAAATGCTCGAACAAATTTATGACCTATTGAAACCAGGGGGCCAGTTGTTATTTGCAACCGACTACGGTCCTTATGCGAGGCGCACCATTTCTTTGTTTAGAAAATTTCCAAAATTTATTTGGGATGAAAAAGAATACGAGTTTGAAAGACCTGGTTTCCCTGTTTCCTTTTTCGAAACCGAAAAAAGAAACGAAGGAAGGCGGATTTACTACCTAAACCGAACAAAATCTAAATAA
- a CDS encoding FecR family protein has product MKRTMINRLSALGFVAVFAIFFAACQKDSKESVTNVTDKAAQESNVVVAFVKGDVVVIRESGQVKPNLGDVLTSKDTIVTGENGSVEILVGEDGVLKLNKNTSLSVSQAFAANDGSRETEVNMQYGKLVTVLRKERKTESFSVVTPTSIAGVRGTIFLTNVENPSSKSGNVACGSGNCVVKYTVLDGAVAIRKANSENEIVVDKQKTAEVGNDTKLSDKMIKPMDKQSLSEMKEMLAFENTKMLQFESLANELRTNNEELQKLNIGSSVEELEKAAKTREITKSKSDEVIKTAKSIEDSKYIKKDVQKESLKLAPKESFDKTK; this is encoded by the coding sequence ATGAAACGTACAATGATCAATCGGTTGTCGGCATTGGGATTTGTGGCAGTTTTTGCCATATTTTTCGCTGCTTGCCAAAAAGATTCTAAGGAATCTGTAACTAATGTTACAGATAAAGCGGCACAAGAAAGTAACGTCGTTGTTGCCTTCGTAAAAGGTGATGTGGTTGTGATCCGCGAGAGTGGACAAGTAAAACCAAACCTGGGTGATGTTTTAACTTCCAAAGATACCATCGTAACTGGCGAGAATGGTTCTGTGGAAATCCTTGTTGGAGAAGACGGAGTTCTCAAGTTAAACAAAAATACTTCACTCAGCGTAAGCCAAGCATTTGCAGCAAACGATGGTTCACGCGAAACAGAAGTGAACATGCAATACGGAAAACTTGTTACAGTTTTACGTAAGGAAAGAAAAACAGAATCTTTCAGCGTAGTGACTCCCACTTCCATTGCGGGTGTGCGCGGAACCATTTTTCTTACCAATGTAGAAAACCCTTCTTCAAAATCTGGGAACGTAGCTTGTGGTTCTGGAAACTGTGTTGTGAAGTATACAGTTCTTGATGGAGCTGTTGCGATTCGCAAAGCAAACTCAGAAAATGAAATCGTTGTCGACAAACAGAAAACAGCTGAAGTCGGAAATGATACTAAACTTTCTGATAAAATGATCAAACCAATGGACAAACAATCTTTATCTGAAATGAAAGAGATGTTGGCTTTTGAAAACACTAAAATGTTACAGTTTGAATCTCTTGCGAACGAACTTCGAACCAACAACGAAGAACTTCAAAAACTAAACATTGGATCTTCTGTAGAAGAATTGGAAAAAGCGGCGAAAACTCGCGAGATCACCAAATCAAAATCAGACGAAGTGATTAAAACTGCTAAGTCCATTGAAGATTCAAAATATATTAAAAAAGACGTTCAGAAAGAATCCCTAAAATTAGCTCCCAAAGAGAGTTTTGATAAGACGAAATGA
- a CDS encoding acyl-CoA desaturase, with protein MTTQAETKTKAPMDWVTTIFLLTSPLVGIFGTLYLYLYDTIHIGTWALFVFYFFATGMGITVGYHRLFSHKAYEAKSPIKLLLLLFGAAAFQSTALEWSEDHRIHHRFVDTDKDPYSIKKGFWFAHIGWLFRKRTYVQNGVQDLVNDPLVLWQHKHFYSISIFMCFFLPGFITMLWGSFLEGMLVAGFLRLFVVHQFTFFINSACHVWGERTFSKEQTARDNWIIAFFTFGEGFHNFHHEFQADYRNGIRWFDYDPSKWMIKGLSYLGLTYNLKKVSEEKILQKTMYLKEKETLNQFANLGESKLRHWEEQLTNLRETALQDFQTWKQAKQSSNEKEVGALQKKFEETKESWEKLLRKPGNPLFS; from the coding sequence ATGACAACACAAGCTGAAACCAAAACCAAAGCCCCGATGGATTGGGTGACTACGATATTTTTACTCACTTCTCCTTTGGTAGGAATCTTTGGAACTCTCTACCTTTATCTTTATGATACCATCCATATAGGCACTTGGGCCTTATTTGTGTTTTATTTTTTCGCAACGGGAATGGGGATCACCGTAGGATATCATAGACTTTTTTCACACAAAGCCTATGAAGCAAAATCTCCCATCAAACTTTTGTTACTTCTTTTTGGGGCAGCAGCCTTTCAGTCAACGGCTTTAGAATGGAGTGAAGACCACCGCATCCACCATAGATTTGTGGATACGGACAAAGATCCTTATTCGATCAAAAAGGGATTTTGGTTTGCCCATATAGGTTGGTTGTTTCGTAAAAGAACCTATGTCCAAAATGGGGTTCAAGATTTGGTGAATGACCCGTTAGTATTGTGGCAACATAAACATTTTTATTCCATTTCGATCTTTATGTGTTTTTTTCTGCCTGGGTTCATCACTATGTTGTGGGGATCTTTTTTAGAGGGGATGTTGGTTGCGGGTTTCCTGCGACTTTTTGTAGTTCACCAATTTACTTTTTTTATCAACAGTGCTTGTCATGTTTGGGGAGAAAGAACTTTTTCCAAAGAACAAACCGCAAGAGATAACTGGATCATCGCCTTTTTTACGTTCGGTGAAGGGTTTCACAACTTTCATCACGAATTTCAAGCAGACTATCGAAATGGAATCCGTTGGTTTGATTATGATCCATCTAAATGGATGATCAAAGGATTGTCCTACCTCGGTCTTACTTATAATTTAAAAAAAGTATCCGAAGAAAAAATTCTCCAAAAAACAATGTATCTAAAAGAAAAAGAAACTTTGAATCAATTTGCAAACCTAGGAGAATCAAAACTTCGCCATTGGGAAGAACAACTCACAAATTTAAGGGAAACTGCACTTCAAGACTTCCAAACTTGGAAACAGGCCAAACAATCATCTAATGAAAAAGAAGTGGGGGCCCTTCAGAAAAAATTTGAAGAAACCAAAGAAAGTTGGGAAAAATTACTTCGTAAACCGGGGAATCCTCTTTTCTCTTAA
- a CDS encoding LIC10124 family lipoprotein has product MRYVYLPVLCFLVGYCSSVTKIETLNRSFTKPKFITPLPGESEPLPSGRDYKERLVNKSTPHFSLLWKQVPEEFSKSDLLLLEEKILFPHNKLGLYKKAPKVPDPKFAESSDLDLILELSLVQSADRYSVEVQYKDPVLSQNYGKAIFVYQEEKDPVRKSSKSFDIFHGKRQLQPLTGSVSSYFAEVSSPSDDELRNYFTSSLRGNVSVFSTSPGTAIYLDGVEVGKAPLLSYQLINGKHTLSFAKPGKDPVKRNILIRAGKTTRVFQEWSDDISQGTIVISSFPPGLDIVVDGQKKGKTQYAESGVPYGSYPIQFIRTKNDSNFEYAKAGIKIRPKQITSIALPISLEDGVGWESEEFWNLTSASPNFSATFPGKLTFAKNKDLPAGWYGVYSEDLIPDYLEAELVLDLVKDLNGAVGLTFTDHNQNTILVYVDKTDFHIVKFSSEEKEAPVRSSYRWDREDELKGRTVKLSTDIEKKLVRLSLGNKTVEELPWNFETFWNLGVLTPHNAPTTGTPLRGVKIRYPDMVKFEERLQK; this is encoded by the coding sequence ATGAGATATGTTTATTTACCGGTCCTTTGTTTTTTAGTCGGTTATTGTTCTTCGGTCACAAAGATCGAAACACTGAATCGAAGTTTTACAAAACCTAAGTTCATCACCCCTCTGCCGGGTGAATCGGAACCCCTTCCTTCGGGTAGAGATTACAAAGAACGACTGGTAAATAAATCCACTCCTCATTTTTCCCTCCTCTGGAAACAAGTTCCAGAGGAGTTTTCTAAATCTGATTTATTATTACTCGAAGAAAAAATCCTCTTCCCACACAACAAACTTGGGTTATACAAAAAAGCCCCCAAAGTTCCAGATCCAAAATTTGCTGAAAGTTCCGACTTAGACTTGATACTCGAACTTAGTCTTGTTCAGAGTGCAGACAGATACTCTGTGGAAGTGCAATATAAAGATCCCGTACTGTCGCAGAACTATGGAAAGGCGATCTTTGTTTACCAAGAAGAAAAAGATCCTGTTCGTAAATCTTCAAAATCCTTTGATATTTTTCATGGGAAAAGACAACTCCAACCTTTGACGGGATCGGTTTCGTCTTACTTTGCAGAAGTTTCTTCCCCATCGGATGATGAACTTCGTAATTATTTTACTTCTTCCTTACGAGGAAATGTTTCTGTATTTTCTACCTCACCTGGGACGGCCATTTATTTGGACGGAGTGGAAGTAGGCAAAGCTCCTTTGTTATCTTACCAACTCATCAACGGGAAACATACACTTTCTTTTGCAAAACCTGGTAAAGATCCTGTAAAACGAAATATCCTCATTCGTGCAGGGAAAACCACTCGTGTGTTCCAAGAATGGAGCGACGATATTTCCCAAGGAACCATTGTCATTTCTAGTTTTCCTCCTGGATTAGATATCGTAGTGGATGGGCAAAAAAAAGGAAAAACACAATATGCTGAATCGGGAGTTCCTTACGGAAGTTATCCGATCCAATTCATTCGTACTAAAAACGATTCTAACTTTGAATATGCAAAAGCTGGAATTAAAATTAGACCCAAACAAATTACTTCCATCGCTTTACCCATCTCCCTTGAAGATGGAGTGGGTTGGGAGTCAGAAGAATTTTGGAATCTAACATCAGCTTCTCCAAATTTTTCCGCTACCTTTCCTGGCAAACTTACCTTTGCCAAAAACAAAGACCTTCCTGCCGGTTGGTATGGAGTGTATTCGGAAGATTTAATTCCTGATTATTTGGAAGCCGAACTTGTGTTAGATCTTGTGAAGGATTTGAATGGAGCGGTTGGTTTGACTTTTACTGATCACAATCAAAATACAATTTTAGTTTATGTAGATAAAACAGACTTCCATATCGTAAAATTTTCTTCTGAAGAAAAAGAAGCTCCGGTTCGTTCTTCTTATCGTTGGGATAGAGAGGATGAATTAAAGGGAAGGACTGTAAAACTTTCGACAGATATCGAAAAGAAACTCGTTCGATTGTCTCTTGGAAATAAAACAGTAGAAGAACTTCCTTGGAATTTTGAAACTTTTTGGAATTTAGGAGTCTTAACTCCGCATAACGCTCCAACTACGGGCACACCCCTTCGTGGTGTAAAAATACGATATCCTGACATGGTTAAGTTTGAGGAAAGGCTCCAAAAATGA
- the rsgA gene encoding ribosome small subunit-dependent GTPase A, translating to MGKELFTIARIFGAYYEIYSEGTTYALAVLKGKLRLKNSNERHPFVVGDLVLAEKSSGEEWVISERQERKNYLTRKSDRGDSHVLCANLDQVAILASCKDPETKPGFIDRLLAASYQTEIPPLIIFTKKDLVSPEEIEEREVYYRELGYEVLSVSLLSEESIQPLWERIRGKRTFLCGNSGVGKSTLMNHLHQKTVQRTNLVSGSTKKGKHTTTNSFALFLEENTVLIDSPGVKEWGILHLTPVELWESFPELRKIKETCKEIYCCELGSECPMRKHMNESMDETRKKSLESMIESLENPYRVTRRDHWTKAVTKRY from the coding sequence TTGGGTAAAGAACTATTTACAATCGCTCGTATCTTCGGAGCTTATTACGAAATTTATTCAGAAGGAACTACCTATGCCCTGGCTGTCCTAAAAGGAAAGTTACGTTTAAAGAATTCGAACGAACGCCACCCCTTTGTCGTGGGAGACTTGGTTCTCGCCGAAAAATCTTCCGGAGAAGAGTGGGTCATTTCAGAACGCCAAGAAAGAAAAAATTATCTCACAAGGAAGAGTGACCGTGGCGACAGTCACGTGTTATGTGCTAATTTGGACCAAGTGGCTATCCTTGCTTCCTGCAAAGATCCAGAAACCAAACCAGGGTTTATTGATAGGCTCCTTGCTGCATCCTACCAAACAGAAATTCCTCCTCTTATCATTTTCACCAAAAAAGATCTTGTCTCTCCAGAAGAAATCGAAGAAAGAGAAGTTTATTATCGGGAGTTAGGTTACGAAGTCTTAAGTGTTTCTCTTCTTTCGGAAGAGTCCATCCAACCACTCTGGGAACGGATTCGTGGAAAAAGAACCTTTCTTTGTGGAAATTCGGGAGTGGGAAAGTCCACTCTCATGAACCACCTTCATCAAAAAACAGTACAAAGGACAAACCTTGTCAGTGGATCCACCAAAAAAGGAAAACATACCACCACCAATTCTTTCGCCCTGTTTCTGGAAGAAAATACGGTTCTCATTGATTCCCCAGGAGTCAAAGAATGGGGCATTCTACACCTGACACCTGTTGAACTTTGGGAGAGTTTTCCTGAATTACGAAAGATTAAAGAAACTTGTAAGGAAATTTATTGCTGTGAACTGGGTTCTGAATGTCCAATGCGAAAACACATGAACGAATCCATGGATGAAACCAGAAAAAAAAGCTTAGAATCCATGATTGAGAGCCTAGAAAACCCGTATCGTGTCACAAGAAGGGACCATTGGACAAAAGCTGTCACAAAAAGGTATTAG
- a CDS encoding tetratricopeptide repeat protein: protein MRQFSFLIFTFVLFVGCQSRDFKPVTVKDPVVEKSDLSDRQKIEEARALVAEGSNEFQKGNMDAALEKAKTSIQTFELIDGYSLLGSSYYQLGDYENAKLAYEKGKNLEPKNEKLLIGLGTVQSTLGENEEALSTYQTLSQLKPEETIYTYKTGILLKNLGRYQESLVVLKSLESKPEFPYPVELLNQLGDICLELKRYEEAEAYFARAEKLNPELKTAKDAKLSTKIASLIQRGNDFLAKKNYIEATSEFRKATDLQPQNGAVWSFLGNAQLLNGKLKESEESFKKSISLADTNPSGYIGLCNVYIQTHNYSDCLKTSKQAGGKIPKNAEIRNKQGICEWKWGETKKATLSFQDASNWDPNFFEPKLNLAYVLIDSGRFDEALDVLKKAESHPKAKKEDIRKAKVLAESQKFIADGDTFLRQGKRKQAFDEYGKAMGVNPENPAAQNAFGRAFFAFGEYKKSESSYLEAYRMDSTNPGALQGLARVYAKTGESKKEKEYIKKLEILSATDPFSAITLGRIAEDASKWDEAEAIYLGLKKKFPNNDAVDYRLGSLYYKRAVEENSKENYVRANEFIQKSKKYTKDIPEVIETEKTVAENSRFAEILPFVKEGNSLFNRKKYIEAVTPYQKAYDRVPKASLLVKIAECYIEKGEEEKGLSILENAVRTNKENAISFKEGIYSFYYKKGELKRAEDGFNDILKEKPDSYYAYYMLGLVTMKRKNYDAAIVEFDRSILVNPNFAPSNVAKGLAFYKLGQMDGAKREFEKARAKDSEFGLSSYNLAIAYFNEDLTNEAKSILESIRKSDPDFMDGEIQLAYIYFKENKLEEAEKIVDRVLKEEPSAEALFAQFRILDAKQKQSPSDKVKTKRNQVKEKILREYGETKYARLLPSDALDDEPLHVTDLNLSGTPVSTPIVYPNRIIVNYGTALVGYDRITKELVWKQYTSTPYQLLVAGKELVGITNDTATKIYPESGKMSFKKQVLVGWKVKQGSSVDGNGFLLLLEKEKGSERKIVRTNPNLEIEEEWNGNDFLSFSHTSEGKLFVLRDLKKEFQIQVFAIGTDSEKEKKLSAPVVKKDAKESAQILGCLEDTCLVQLGNQIYQGTEKAKLSSLGNTDLIRSVVKNPESLLINTENTAYLWKGGSKWKDSYAIQGDFYYPLDGLVVEGRSKELLLIKGGDKTSVPWKGDRDGLRISTVTVD, encoded by the coding sequence ATGAGACAATTTAGTTTTTTAATTTTTACCTTTGTTCTTTTCGTTGGTTGTCAGTCCCGAGACTTCAAACCTGTGACGGTCAAGGACCCTGTAGTGGAAAAATCAGATCTTTCTGACCGCCAAAAAATCGAGGAAGCGCGGGCCCTTGTCGCGGAAGGAAGTAATGAATTCCAAAAGGGAAATATGGATGCAGCTTTAGAGAAAGCTAAAACTTCCATCCAAACTTTTGAACTCATTGATGGTTATTCACTTCTTGGTTCTTCTTATTACCAGTTAGGTGATTATGAGAATGCTAAACTTGCCTATGAAAAAGGTAAAAATTTAGAACCCAAAAATGAAAAACTTCTCATCGGGCTTGGAACGGTTCAGTCCACTTTGGGAGAAAATGAAGAAGCACTTTCCACTTACCAAACTCTTAGCCAATTAAAACCAGAAGAAACAATTTATACTTATAAAACGGGAATTCTTTTAAAAAACTTGGGCCGTTACCAAGAGAGTTTAGTGGTTTTAAAATCATTAGAATCAAAACCTGAATTTCCTTATCCCGTTGAACTTTTGAATCAGTTGGGCGATATCTGTTTGGAACTCAAAAGATATGAGGAAGCAGAAGCTTATTTTGCCAGAGCGGAAAAACTCAATCCCGAATTAAAAACTGCCAAAGATGCAAAACTTTCTACAAAAATTGCCTCTCTCATCCAACGGGGAAATGACTTCTTAGCAAAAAAGAATTATATTGAAGCAACTTCCGAATTTAGAAAAGCTACCGACTTACAACCGCAAAATGGTGCTGTGTGGTCATTTTTGGGAAATGCACAATTACTAAATGGCAAACTCAAAGAGAGCGAAGAAAGCTTTAAAAAATCAATTTCTTTGGCTGATACAAACCCAAGTGGTTATATTGGTCTTTGTAATGTGTACATCCAAACTCATAATTATTCTGATTGTTTAAAAACTTCTAAACAAGCCGGCGGAAAAATTCCCAAAAATGCTGAAATTCGCAACAAACAAGGGATATGTGAGTGGAAATGGGGGGAAACCAAAAAGGCAACTCTGAGTTTCCAAGATGCATCTAATTGGGATCCAAATTTTTTTGAACCTAAACTCAACCTTGCCTATGTACTCATTGATTCTGGCCGTTTTGATGAAGCATTGGATGTTTTGAAAAAAGCAGAGTCGCACCCAAAAGCTAAAAAAGAAGATATCCGTAAGGCAAAAGTTTTAGCTGAATCACAGAAGTTTATCGCAGATGGTGATACCTTCCTTCGTCAAGGAAAACGGAAACAAGCCTTTGATGAATACGGGAAAGCAATGGGAGTGAATCCCGAGAACCCAGCAGCACAAAATGCTTTTGGTCGAGCTTTCTTTGCATTTGGTGAATATAAAAAGTCTGAATCTTCTTACTTAGAAGCCTACCGAATGGATTCTACAAATCCGGGGGCCTTACAAGGTTTAGCACGAGTTTATGCCAAGACTGGTGAGTCCAAAAAAGAAAAAGAATACATCAAAAAATTAGAAATCCTTTCTGCGACTGATCCTTTTAGTGCGATCACATTAGGTCGTATTGCAGAAGATGCTAGTAAGTGGGATGAAGCAGAAGCGATCTATTTGGGACTTAAGAAAAAATTCCCAAACAATGATGCGGTAGATTACCGATTGGGAAGTTTGTATTACAAACGTGCGGTGGAAGAAAACTCAAAAGAAAATTACGTCCGTGCTAACGAGTTCATTCAAAAATCCAAAAAGTATACAAAAGACATTCCTGAAGTGATTGAAACAGAAAAGACAGTGGCGGAAAACTCTCGTTTTGCGGAGATTCTACCTTTTGTAAAAGAAGGAAATTCTTTATTCAATCGTAAAAAATACATTGAAGCAGTCACTCCTTACCAAAAGGCATATGATAGAGTTCCCAAAGCTTCTCTTCTTGTCAAAATTGCTGAGTGTTATATCGAAAAAGGTGAGGAAGAAAAAGGTCTTTCCATTTTAGAAAATGCAGTTCGTACAAATAAAGAAAATGCCATTTCCTTCAAGGAAGGGATTTACTCTTTTTACTATAAAAAAGGGGAACTAAAACGCGCTGAAGATGGATTTAATGATATCTTAAAAGAAAAACCAGATTCTTATTACGCCTACTATATGTTAGGTCTTGTAACCATGAAACGTAAGAACTATGATGCTGCCATTGTAGAATTTGACCGTTCTATTTTGGTAAATCCTAATTTTGCTCCGAGTAACGTTGCGAAGGGTTTGGCTTTTTACAAACTAGGCCAGATGGATGGGGCAAAACGTGAGTTTGAAAAGGCGAGGGCAAAAGATTCGGAATTTGGATTATCTTCTTATAATTTAGCGATCGCTTACTTCAACGAGGATCTTACAAACGAGGCAAAATCCATTTTAGAATCCATTCGTAAATCGGATCCTGATTTTATGGATGGTGAGATCCAATTGGCTTATATTTACTTTAAAGAAAATAAATTAGAAGAAGCGGAGAAGATCGTTGATCGAGTTTTGAAAGAGGAACCTTCTGCGGAGGCACTCTTTGCTCAATTTAGAATTTTGGATGCTAAACAAAAACAGTCTCCATCGGATAAGGTCAAAACAAAACGAAACCAAGTAAAAGAAAAAATCTTACGTGAATATGGAGAAACCAAATACGCAAGATTACTTCCTTCTGATGCTTTGGATGATGAACCACTTCATGTGACCGACCTAAACCTTTCTGGAACTCCAGTTTCTACACCGATTGTTTATCCAAACAGAATCATTGTGAATTATGGAACCGCTCTTGTTGGATATGACCGGATCACTAAAGAACTGGTTTGGAAACAATACACTTCAACCCCATACCAATTATTAGTTGCTGGTAAGGAGTTGGTGGGGATCACCAATGATACTGCGACTAAGATTTATCCAGAATCAGGAAAGATGAGTTTCAAAAAACAAGTTCTTGTTGGTTGGAAAGTGAAACAAGGTTCCTCTGTGGATGGAAATGGATTTTTACTTCTTTTAGAAAAGGAAAAAGGATCTGAGAGAAAAATTGTCAGAACAAATCCTAATTTGGAAATTGAAGAAGAATGGAATGGAAATGATTTTTTAAGTTTTTCTCACACTTCCGAAGGGAAATTATTTGTCCTTCGTGATTTAAAGAAAGAATTCCAAATCCAAGTGTTTGCCATTGGAACTGATTCCGAAAAAGAAAAGAAACTATCCGCTCCTGTGGTTAAGAAGGATGCGAAAGAGTCTGCGCAGATCCTTGGTTGTTTAGAAGATACTTGTTTAGTGCAACTTGGAAATCAAATCTATCAAGGAACAGAAAAAGCAAAACTAAGTTCCTTGGGGAATACGGACCTAATTCGATCTGTTGTTAAAAACCCTGAGTCTTTACTCATCAATACTGAAAACACCGCCTATCTTTGGAAAGGTGGTTCTAAGTGGAAAGACTCCTACGCGATCCAGGGAGATTTTTATTATCCTTTGGATGGGCTTGTGGTGGAAGGGAGGTCTAAGGAATTACTACTAATCAAAGGTGGTGATAAAACCTCTGTTCCTTGGAAGGGGGATCGTGATGGCCTTCGGATCAGTACGGTAACCGTAGATTAA
- a CDS encoding sensor histidine kinase, producing MQTQVFFPFGIIILSAFGWLFFAYTLGNTDSTKNLSLFAYFLGAFTLSLLYFLRRTPKSKPLEKPKKRDELVQNLFALEKFKEELISFNDPDQISETISQFLASKIPAEFVQVYTWDEKEGQFRPRPFLESLDQKFSDLPSIPVFNPFLLWLSEREGIHIKENFIHFASTHHEKIAKQALDFFTETKSELVATLSIKSSLVGFILLGKHKEEKVYDIEEIEIILEILAVSLMSLSNSMIYQQLLNLTETLEAKVRERTKELEETQAHLVQSEKMASLGVMVAGIAHEINTPAAVINGAADNLDANLVYVLSHLGDITYLIQNPDFRSIYLDILFSFVKEDPAAKIDPKDKFKLKKETKHKFIQDGIPENDATDLATFIIDHHLLHMQEELIRIWKVGGKESFEMLKNTLSLQRNIKNIKYAIRNIVRIVKALKYYSHLGQASYAEADLHEGLENTLVIMQNQIKHGVEIERVYGTIPLVRCNIDELNQVWTNLITNAIHAMKKIEHPKLVISSRRIGEDYVMISFEDNGSGIPSEIKDKIWDPFFTTKDQGEGTGLGLGIVKGIIEKHKGRIEVESSPGKTRFLVYLPLVGPGDVPSLPKEIFREIRG from the coding sequence ATGCAAACACAAGTTTTCTTTCCTTTTGGAATCATAATCCTTTCTGCTTTTGGCTGGTTGTTTTTTGCTTATACCTTAGGCAATACCGACTCCACAAAAAACTTATCATTGTTTGCGTACTTTTTAGGAGCCTTCACCCTTTCTCTTTTGTATTTTTTGCGAAGAACACCAAAATCCAAACCATTGGAGAAACCAAAAAAACGAGATGAACTGGTCCAAAACCTATTTGCCTTAGAAAAATTCAAAGAAGAGCTGATTTCCTTCAACGACCCAGACCAAATTAGCGAAACCATCAGCCAATTCCTTGCTTCCAAAATCCCCGCTGAATTTGTACAAGTGTATACTTGGGATGAAAAAGAAGGACAATTTCGCCCAAGACCATTTTTAGAATCACTGGACCAAAAATTTTCCGATTTGCCTTCCATTCCAGTATTCAATCCATTTCTACTTTGGTTATCTGAACGGGAAGGAATCCATATCAAAGAAAACTTCATTCATTTTGCCTCTACCCATCACGAAAAAATAGCCAAACAGGCATTAGATTTTTTTACAGAAACAAAATCTGAATTAGTGGCAACACTTTCCATCAAATCAAGCCTTGTTGGATTTATTTTACTTGGAAAACACAAAGAGGAAAAAGTTTATGATATCGAAGAAATCGAAATCATTTTAGAGATCCTTGCTGTTTCTCTCATGTCTCTATCCAATTCGATGATTTACCAACAGTTGTTAAACTTAACAGAAACATTGGAAGCAAAGGTAAGAGAACGAACGAAAGAATTAGAAGAAACCCAAGCTCATTTAGTACAATCAGAAAAGATGGCTTCTCTTGGGGTGATGGTTGCAGGAATTGCACATGAAATCAATACTCCGGCCGCTGTTATCAACGGTGCTGCCGACAACTTAGATGCTAATTTAGTTTATGTATTATCTCATTTGGGTGATATCACTTATCTCATCCAAAACCCAGACTTTCGTTCTATATATTTGGACATTCTTTTCAGTTTTGTAAAAGAAGATCCTGCGGCAAAAATTGATCCTAAAGATAAATTCAAACTTAAAAAAGAAACTAAACATAAGTTCATCCAAGACGGGATTCCGGAAAACGATGCTACTGACCTCGCTACCTTTATCATTGATCATCATCTTTTGCATATGCAAGAGGAACTCATCCGAATTTGGAAAGTTGGTGGGAAAGAAAGTTTTGAGATGTTAAAGAACACCTTAAGCCTCCAAAGAAATATCAAAAACATTAAATATGCGATTCGTAATATCGTACGGATTGTCAAAGCACTTAAATACTATTCTCACTTGGGCCAAGCATCTTACGCTGAGGCGGATTTACATGAAGGTTTAGAAAACACACTTGTGATTATGCAAAACCAAATCAAACATGGAGTGGAAATTGAAAGGGTTTATGGAACGATTCCTCTCGTTAGGTGCAATATCGATGAACTAAACCAAGTTTGGACAAACCTCATCACCAATGCCATCCATGCGATGAAAAAAATCGAACATCCAAAACTTGTCATTTCCTCAAGAAGGATTGGGGAAGATTATGTAATGATTAGTTTTGAAGATAATGGTTCAGGAATTCCTTCCGAGATCAAAGACAAAATCTGGGATCCGTTTTTCACAACCAAAGACCAAGGAGAAGGTACGGGACTCGGCCTTGGGATCGTAAAAGGTATCATTGAAAAACACAAAGGTAGGATTGAAGTGGAATCCTCCCCAGGAAAAACCAGGTTTCTGGTTTATTTACCGTTAGTTGGTCCTGGAGATGTTCCCAGTCTCCCGAAAGAAATCTTCCGAGAGATTCGAGGTTAA